CTTGAGGTCTTTGAGTTTGCTAGTTTTCGCTGTTATCGTTGAAGTTCTAATAAGAGCCTTCGGGCGATTGCGACGGTTTCCGTGAATGCTTTTGTCGGAAGTTATGTTAACGGTTGAAGTTCTAATAAGAGCCTTCGGGCGATTGCGACGCCAGGGTATAGACCAGGTTGCAGATCTGGGCTGACAGTTGAAGTTCTAATAAGAGCCTTCGGGCGATTGCGACTGTCTTCGTATTGAGGTTCCAATTATACTCCTGGTTCTCGCGTTGAAGTTCTAATAAGAGCCTTCGGGCGATTGCGACAAAGAATTTTTTCAAGGGGTGGGGGGTAGCTCCGTTATGTTGTTGAAGTTCTAATAAGAGCCTTCGGGCGATTGCGACTTCCCGAGCATCTGGCTGATGCCCTCTTTGCGTTTTTCGTTGAAGTTCTAATAAGAGCCTTCGGGCGATTGCGACTGATTTGTTTGGGATCATTTTCAATAGGGAATTAAAATCTTGTTGAAGTTCTAATAAGAGCCTGCGGGCGATTGCGACTCATTACGGCCCCAAGTTGTGCATTTGACAAACGCATAAAGTTTAAGTTCTAATAAGAGCCTGCGGGCGATTACCACAAGTCTTCACGGCTAGGCAACGCCACTTACTGCCAGCCCAAGGCATGACACTAGCAAAACTGTCAGTTTTGAACTGAAGCCGGCCCTCAAGGAACCTCGATTCAGCGCCGGTCCTCACTATTTGCGAGGGTAAGCATGGCTTATCTGGCACTGGTGGATATTCCAGGCATTAAAGAATACGTCTTCGGCACCGACCGGCTGGTGCAAATCCGAGGGGCCTCCGCGTTCCTGGACCGCTGGAACCGATTTAATATGCGTCAATTTCTGGAGGAGTCCCCTGGAGTGGACCAGGTGGAGGCGGTATTTGCCGGGGGTGGCGCCGGTGAGTTCATTCTCCAGGCAAGGGAGGGGGAGGCAACAGCAGCCCTAAATAACCTTGCGGACAGACTTCGGATAGACTCCCAGGGAGGCCTGAGCCTGGTGTTTGGGTTGGCCCCATATCAGGAGGGGGGTTATAAAAGCGCCCGGGATCAGGCTTTTCAGGAACTGCGAGCCAGAAAGGAAAACCCCCGATTATGGGGAGAACCTTTGATCCATACGGGATACATCCGGGAATGCGACACCTGCTCTGGGATGGCCGCAGTCATCCAGGAATATGGAGGGGAGTCCTGGCTGCTGTGTGACACTTGCAAGGAAAAGCTGGCCTGGGGACGTGACCGGGGCCATTTTCTGGAATACGGCAGGTTCCAGGGATGGGACGATGACCAGACCAGGACTTGGCGTCCCCGGGACTTTGAAGAGATAGGTCTGCGTTCTCGCACAGGCCATACAGCTTTGGTTTATGCCGACGGCAACACCATGGGACGCATCATTAAGGAGATTAAGGAAAAGGAGCACTTCCATTTATTCTCCCAAACGGTGGAAGCCTGCCTGAAAAAAGCTTGCCACGAGGCCCTGAAAAAGCACTGTGAGCCTCGACCGTATTCCTCTGGAGGAGAGGAGCCAGAATCCAAAGTCCCCGCAGACATCTTGCTGCTGGGAGGTGATGATCTGGTGGTGTATCTGGCTGCAGAAACGGCACTGCCATTCGCATTGGACGCGGCCAAATGGTTCATGGATTTGACGCAGGTAGAACTAGCCAAAGACCAATTTTTTAAGGATCTCCTACAGGGAGGGGGCTTAACCTTTTCCCTGGGGATCGCCATCGGCAAGAGCCATACCCCCGTCGTCCTCATGCTGGAACAGGCCCAAGAGCTCCTGAGGTCTGCCAAAGAGAAAGGAGCCACCGATTCAAAAGGGGGGCCTTACTATTCGCCAGCTTATATGGACTACCACTTTACGTCTTATTTCAATCAAGTGAGGGTTAAAGATTGCCGGGACACCCATCTATTGAGGTTGGAGGCCAAACCTCTGAGACTTACTGCCAAACCCTACAGCCTGGAGGATGCCCAGGCTATTTGGGACCAGGCTCGAAAGCTGGCAGAGGCCGATTTTCCACGGAGCCGCTTGTATGCCTTAGGTACTGCGCCAACTAAGGGCAAGATAAACGCGACCCTGGAGTGCCTAACCATCTGGGGGCGGACGAAGGCCAAGGAACATCGGCAATTGGTGGGAGAAGCCTTAAACTTATGCGGAGACCCTATCATGTTTCCCTGGAGAGAGGACCACTTGGGGTTCAACACCGGTCTCCTGGACTTGATGGAAATGGTGGAATTGGTGGTGCTATCACCCCCCACAGGAGAGGGTTAAGATGCCCACTCTGGAATTGAGACTGGAAATCGAATTTCTTTCTAAATGGCACTCCGGTTCCGGAGAGGGCGGACTGAGCGCGAATCGCCTAATCCGGCGGGATGCTCGGGGCTGGCCTTTTATTCCGGCCAGCACCCTGAAAGGGGTGATCAGGGAACAGTGTGAAAAACTATGTCGAACTTTGGCGGAGAAATATTGGCTTCCTTTGGACCCTCATGAACGTGATCTCAGGCGTCCCGGAGCCTTTGCGCCACTCTCCCAGGCCCCTTCGCCTGTAGAAACAATTTTCGGCACTAACTACGAAGAGGGAGGCCTATTCTTTCGGGATGCTTATCTAATTGCTGAACCCTACCAGGACCACTTTTATCAAACCCGCACCCGTCTTCATCGCTTATTGGGGACAGCTAAGGAACAACACCTTTTCACCACGGAATATGCTCTGCCCCAAACATTCACCACCACTATCACCGGTTATCATCGCCATCGGACGCTGGCGGCTTTTCAAGAAGGTGACCTTCCCTATGCTTATTGTCTGCTGGTAGCCGGCATTCTTAGTGTGGAGTTTCTGGGAAGCGATAAGAGCTCTGGTAGTGGCGGGGTACGCCTTCATATTCCAACTTTAAATTATAAAGGCCAAACTAGAGAGGTAGAGGAGGTCTTTGAATACCTGGACCGGGATTACATTGCTGATAGCTTTCCCAAACTGTCTGAATAAGGAGACGACAGGGCTGATATGAAGCATTATCGCCTCACCGCCAGGCTGGAATCTCCTCTGGCTATTCAAAAAGCCCGGCAATCCCACGCATCGGCAGGTCTGGATTATCTCCCTGGTTCTAGCCTGAGGGGAGCCTTGGCCGCCCAATTACTGCGTAGAGGCGGTCGACCCGAGGATGCCGTATTTAGAGCCCTGTTCATAGAAGACCAGGTTTGCTTCCCGAACCTTTTACCCACAGATGATCCCCGGGTTACCTCCCAAGTGCTGCCCTTGACCGTCCTCACCTGTAAGAGAAGACAAGGATTTCGCACTCAGAAGGGAGACGGTGTAGAGGATTCATTAGCGTTGAGCGCTGGGAATCGTTTACTAGCAAATTGGAACAATCCAAAAGCCTGGGATTGTAAGGTTTGCGGTCAGGAACGTATTCCGTTTTATGGCTTCTGGAATGGGAACGTGGACGCCCCGTGGAAGTATGAAGTCTCCATGACTTTTC
The DNA window shown above is from Candidatus Diapherotrites archaeon and carries:
- a CDS encoding RAMP superfamily CRISPR-associated protein; translated protein: MPTLELRLEIEFLSKWHSGSGEGGLSANRLIRRDARGWPFIPASTLKGVIREQCEKLCRTLAEKYWLPLDPHERDLRRPGAFAPLSQAPSPVETIFGTNYEEGGLFFRDAYLIAEPYQDHFYQTRTRLHRLLGTAKEQHLFTTEYALPQTFTTTITGYHRHRTLAAFQEGDLPYAYCLLVAGILSVEFLGSDKSSGSGGVRLHIPTLNYKGQTREVEEVFEYLDRDYIADSFPKLSE